A segment of the Streptomyces sp. NBC_01235 genome:
CCCTGGTCACTATGCGTCCCCCTTCGCCGGCACCGGCTTCTCGCCCTGCTCGCCGCCCTCGCCGCCCTGTTCGGTCAGTTCGGAGACGTCCCGGGGCAGCCGCAGCGTGAACACCGCGCCGCCCTCCGGGGAGTTGGCGGCCGTGATCTCGCCGCCGTGGATGTGGGCGTTCTCCTGGGCGATGGACAGGCCTAGGCCGCTGCCCTCGGAGCGCGGCCGGGAGGCGCTCGCCTTGTAGAACCGGTCGAAGACGTGCGGCAGCACCTCCTCGGGGATGCCCGGCCCGTGGTCGCGCACGGCGATGACGACCGTGTCGTCCGCCGTCGACACCGACACCCGCACCGGCGAACCGCCGTGCTTGAGCGCGTTGCCGATGAGGTTGGCGAGGATGACGTCCAGGCGGCGCGGGTCGAGCCGGGCGTGGATGCCGCGCTCGGCGTCCAGGTCGACCGCGTCCAGCCAGGCACGCGCGTCGATGCAGGCGGTGATCTGGTCGGCGAGGTCGACGTCGTCCAGGACCAGCCGCGCGGTCCCCGCGTCGAAGCGGGTGACCTCCATCAGGTTCTCGACGAGGTTGTTCAGCCGCCGCGTCTCGCTGACCACCAGCCGCACCGCCGGCTCGATCATCGGGTCGATGCTGCCCGACTCGGCGTCCAGCTCCTCCTCCAGCACCTCCGCGACGGTGGTGATGGCGGTCAGCGGCGTGCGCAGCTCGTGCGACATGTCGGCGACGAACCGCCGGGACGCCTCGTCCCGCGCGGCCATGTCGTCGACCCGCTTCTCCAGCGCCTCGGCCGTCCGGTTGAACGTCCTCGACAGATCGGCGAGTTCGTCCGTCCCCGACACCCGCAGCCGCGTGTCGAGCCGGCCCTCGCCGAGCCGCCGAGCCGCGACGCCCAGGCGGTGCACCGGCTTCAGGACGGTCGTGGCGGCGGCCTGCGCGAGCAGCGCGGCGCCGATCAGCGCGAGGCCGGTGGCGATCCCCAGCGACCAGGCCAGCGAGTTGAGGTCCTTCGCCTCCGGCTCCAGCGACTTGCGCATGTACCCGGTCGGGCCGCCCCCGATGACCCTTGTACCGGCCACCAGATACGGCGTCCCGTGGTCCACGATCCGCTGCCAGTACAGGTGGTACGGCGACTTGTTGCCGCCCGTGATGTCCTGCTGCTTGTTCACCGCCGTGCGCAGCGACCCGGGCACGTCCTCCAGGGAGAACCCGTTCAGTCCGCCCGAGTTGCCGTAGACGGTCTTGCCGCTCGAATCGGTGCCCACCAGCAGCACACTGAAGCGCTGGCTGCTGTTGGCCATCTGCCCGGCGGTGTGCTGGAGCTCGTCCTGCGAGGGACGCTCGGGCAGCGAACCCGCCCGGTTCTGCATCTCCTGCTCGAAGTCCCGCAGCACCGCGCCCTGGGTACGGGTCAGCACGGCCTCGCGGTTGAGCCAGTACGCGATGCCGGACGCGGACACGGCGGCTGTCAGGGCCACCGCCCCGAAGACGACGACGAGCCGCAGCCGCAGGCTGGTGAAACGCAGCCGTGAAAGTCTTCCCTTGCGCGCCGCGGACCAGCCGCGGAGCCCCCCCTGCGCCTGTGTCACTGAGGGGCGTCCAGGCGGTAGCCGACGCCGCGCACGGTACGGATCAGGACCGGGGACGACGGGACGTCCTCCACCTTGGCCCGCAGCCGCTGGACGCAGGCGTCCACCAGCCGCGAGTCACCGAGGTAGTCGTGCTCCCACACAAGGCGCAGCAGCTGCTGACGCGACAGGGCCTGCCCCGGCCGCCGGGACAGTTCGAGCAGCAGCCGCAGCTCGGTCGGCGTGAGTTGCAGATCCTCGCCGTTCTTCGTCACCGTCATCGCCGCGCGGTCGATGACGAGGCTGCCGAACGTCGCCGAGTCGTTCGACTCCCGCTCGCCGCGCCGCAGCACGGCCCGGATCCGGGCGTCCAGCACCCGCCCCTGGACGGGCTTGACGACATAGTCGTCGGCGCCGGACTCCAGCCCGACCACGACGTCGATGTCGTCACTTCGCGCGGTGAGCAGGATGATCGGCAACTGGTCGGTGCGCCGGATGCGCCGGCACACCTCGAAACCGTCGATGCCGGGCAGCATCACGTCCAGCACGATGAGATCCGGCCGCTGCTCGCGCAGCAGCTTCAGACCGTCCTCACCGCTGGCAGCGGTGGCCACCCGGTGTCCCTGGCGCGTCAGTGAGAGCTCCAGGGCCGTACGGATGGCGTCGTCGTCCTCGATCAGCAACAGGGAAGGCACGGGCTCATTCTGGCCCATGAGGGGGCTGTCGTTCGACCTATGGGTCGGGGCTGAGGCGCCAGAGGGACGTGGTTTCCGCGGCGCGGGCGGCGTGCAGGGGGTCGGAGACGTCCCGCGCACGCCTGTGCCCGGGTCGTACATCCATCCGATCCGCAACCCGCAGACCTGCGGTTTCGACGAGTCCGAGCAGCTCGTCGCGGGTCCGCAGACGGAGCTGTTCGGCCAGGTCGGACAGGACCAGCCAGCCCTCGCCGCCGGGCCGCAGATGCTCCACGAGACCCGCCAGGAAGCCGCGCAGCATCCCGCCGCCCTCGTCGTAGACCCCCAGTTCGAGAGCGGCGGTCGGCCGCCCGGGCAGCCACGGCGGATTGCAGACGACGAGATCGGCCCGGCCGGGCGGATACAGCCCCGGGGCCGTGGTGATCCGCCCGTCCAGGCCGAGCCGACGGGCGTTGTCCTCGGCGCAGACCAGGGCGCGGGGGTTGATGTCCGTTCCGACGATCCGTCCGACGCCTCGGCGGGCCAGTACCGCCGCGAGGACGCCGGTGCCGGTGCCCAGGTCGAACGCGGTGGCCGCGGCCGGGCTCCGCCGGACCGTCGCCGGCAGCGGGGCGCGCGCCACGAGGTCCACGTACTCGCTCCTCGTCGGCGCGAAGACGCCGTAGTGGGGGTGGACGCGTGCGCCCAGGGCCGGCACCTCGACGCCCTTCAGGCGCCACTGGTGGGCGCCGATCACGCCGAGCAGCTCCCGCAGCGGGACCAGGGCGGGGCCGGTGGGCGGCCCGTAGGCGGCGTGGCAGGCCTCGCGGACGTCCGGGGCCCGGCGCAGGGCCACCGTGTGGTCGTCGGCCAGCTCGATCAGCAGCCGGTTCAGGACACGGGCGCGGTGGGCGCGGGCCCGGCGCCGGAGGCGGAAGGCCTGCGCCGGGTCGGGCGAGGTGGGTCCGGCGCCGACACGGCGGTCCATCGCCCGCAGCAGCCGGCGGGCGCCCTGGAAGTCGCCCCGCCACAGCAGGGACGTCCCCGCGCGGGCCAGCCGGTGGGCGGTGGCGGCGCGCATACGGTCGTCGGCGGTGACGAAGGGGTGGCGGGCCTCGTGGGCCTCGTGGGCCTCGTGGGTCGGGGTGTGGTCGTGGGACTCCACGTGCGTACTCCTCGTGGTCGTGAATGCCAGGACACGAAGGGCACTTCGACGGAACCAGGAGCGGGGAGCCGACAGCCGCGACCGGCGCCCGGCCCGGTGCGGGCGGGGCGCGCGAGGTCGGGGAGAGGTGTGGCCGCTACCGCGTCCGCGTCGAGGCGCGGAGGCGGGAGTCGAACAGCACCATGCCGAGAGTCACCTTGGCAGGGTCCCACGGTGACCTGCGTGGACCCAAGTCAACTGCCGTACTGGGGACGGCTGTGAACGATCTGTGGTGTCGCCGTGGCAGACCCCTGTGACAGGTCTGTGACAGTCGGCGGACACGGCGATGAAGTGGCCCGGGCAATCTTTTCGACACGGACAAGGCGGCATCGAGCACAGGGGTGAAGCCGGACCGACGCAAGACGCAAGAGACCGAACACCGGTAAGTCCACGACGGGGGGCGCGAGATGAACACGCTGCACGGTAGGAGCACCGACGCAGTCGCAGTCGTCACTCGCCTGCACGACGTGAACCGGGGTTC
Coding sequences within it:
- a CDS encoding HAMP domain-containing sensor histidine kinase, whose product is MTQAQGGLRGWSAARKGRLSRLRFTSLRLRLVVVFGAVALTAAVSASGIAYWLNREAVLTRTQGAVLRDFEQEMQNRAGSLPERPSQDELQHTAGQMANSSQRFSVLLVGTDSSGKTVYGNSGGLNGFSLEDVPGSLRTAVNKQQDITGGNKSPYHLYWQRIVDHGTPYLVAGTRVIGGGPTGYMRKSLEPEAKDLNSLAWSLGIATGLALIGAALLAQAAATTVLKPVHRLGVAARRLGEGRLDTRLRVSGTDELADLSRTFNRTAEALEKRVDDMAARDEASRRFVADMSHELRTPLTAITTVAEVLEEELDAESGSIDPMIEPAVRLVVSETRRLNNLVENLMEVTRFDAGTARLVLDDVDLADQITACIDARAWLDAVDLDAERGIHARLDPRRLDVILANLIGNALKHGGSPVRVSVSTADDTVVIAVRDHGPGIPEEVLPHVFDRFYKASASRPRSEGSGLGLSIAQENAHIHGGEITAANSPEGGAVFTLRLPRDVSELTEQGGEGGEQGEKPVPAKGDA
- the afsQ1 gene encoding two-component system response regulator AfsQ1; protein product: MPSLLLIEDDDAIRTALELSLTRQGHRVATAASGEDGLKLLREQRPDLIVLDVMLPGIDGFEVCRRIRRTDQLPIILLTARSDDIDVVVGLESGADDYVVKPVQGRVLDARIRAVLRRGERESNDSATFGSLVIDRAAMTVTKNGEDLQLTPTELRLLLELSRRPGQALSRQQLLRLVWEHDYLGDSRLVDACVQRLRAKVEDVPSSPVLIRTVRGVGYRLDAPQ
- a CDS encoding class I SAM-dependent methyltransferase, which translates into the protein MESHDHTPTHEAHEAHEARHPFVTADDRMRAATAHRLARAGTSLLWRGDFQGARRLLRAMDRRVGAGPTSPDPAQAFRLRRRARAHRARVLNRLLIELADDHTVALRRAPDVREACHAAYGPPTGPALVPLRELLGVIGAHQWRLKGVEVPALGARVHPHYGVFAPTRSEYVDLVARAPLPATVRRSPAAATAFDLGTGTGVLAAVLARRGVGRIVGTDINPRALVCAEDNARRLGLDGRITTAPGLYPPGRADLVVCNPPWLPGRPTAALELGVYDEGGGMLRGFLAGLVEHLRPGGEGWLVLSDLAEQLRLRTRDELLGLVETAGLRVADRMDVRPGHRRARDVSDPLHAARAAETTSLWRLSPDP